Part of the Crossiella cryophila genome, AGTCCGGTCGTGCTCATCAGGCCGCCTTCGCGGTCGAGGTGCCCTGGTACTGCACGGCATCCGCGGTCAGCTCCAGGTACGCCTCCTCCAGCGATGCCTGCTGCGCGCTCAGCTCGAACAGCGGGATGCCGAACTGCGCCGCGCGCCTGCCGATCTCGGCCGCGCCCAGCCCGGTCACCTGCAGCACTCCGTTGCCCTGCGGGGTGATCACGACGCCGGGGCCGTGCAGCAGCGCGGCCAGCTCCCCCGGCCGCGGCGTGCCTGCCAGGACACCGCGGGCCGCCGAGGCGACCAGTTCGGCCACCGGCAGGTCGGCCACCAGCCTGCCCCGGCCCATGATGATCAGGTGGTCGGCGGTGAGCGCCATCTCGCTCATCAGGTGCGAGGAGACGAACACCGTGCGACCCTCGGCGGCCAGATCGCGCAGCAGGTGCCGGATCCACCGGATGCCGTCCGGGTCCAGACCGTTGACCGGCTCGTCCAGCAGCAGCGTGTGCGGTTCGCCGAGCAGTGCGGCGGCGATGCCCAGGCGCTGGCCCATGCCGAGGGAGAACTCGCCGGTGCGCCGCCGGGCGACCTCGGCCAGCCCCACCAGCTCCAGCACCGCGTCCACCCTGGCCGCCCGGATGCCGTGGGTGGCGCCGAGCGCCAGGAGGTGGTCCCTGGCCGAGCGGCCGGGGTGGGTGGCGCGGGCATCCAGCAGCACGCCGACCTCCCGCAGCGGCGCGGACTGGGTCCGGTAGGCACGCCCGTTGACGGTGGCCGCGCCCGCGGTCGGGGTGTCCAGGCCGACGATCATCCGCATGGTGGTGGACTTCCCGGCGCCGTTGGGGCCGAGGAAACCGGTGACCACGCCGGGCCGGACGGTGAAGCTGAGCCGGTCCACCGCGGTGGTCTGGCCGTAGCGCTTGACCAGGTCGGTCACCTCGATCATCGGGTGCTCCCCTGGGTGACGCGGTCGCCGGTGAACACGATCGACATCATCGGCGCCTTGGCACTGCCGGTCATGGTGTCCCCGTCCAGGGAGGCGATGCAGGTGAACCGCATCGGGAACGGCGCGGTGAGCCGGGCGGTGAAGCGCAGCGCGCCGTCGCGCAGGGTGCCGTTCTCGATCGGCACGCCGTCCAGGGTGCCGGTGGGTTCGGTGGTGCTGGTGTCGAGCACCAGCGCGAACTTCCGTTCCCCGCTTGGGGTGCGGAAGCGCAGTACCCAGGTGACCGCCACCGGGTGGCGGCGGCGGTACTCGGCCGCGGCGGCCAGCGCGTGCTGGTGCTCGGCCAGGGTGTCCGGGATGTCGGCCGGGTCGAACTCCTTGGTGGCGAAGAACCGGTCCATCGCGTCGTTGGCGCCGAGGGCGTGTTCGCCGCCGCGGGCCAGCATCACCTTCTCGTAGCGCTGGATCGCGCTGTCCACAGTGGACTCCTCGGCCAGTGCGCGGGCGAGTTCGGCGCCGTCGAGCATGGCCAGGTTCACCCCGAAGCCACCCCACGGGGTCATCAGGTGCGCGGCGTCGCCCAGCAGGGTCACCCCTGGCCGGTGGGTCCAGGTGAGCGGGGCGGGCAGGGCGTGGATGGGGCGGTTGACGAACTCGCCCTCGTTGTCGGTGATGAACGGCAACAGATCCGCGGACCAGTCCGCGAACTCGTCACACAGGAACCCTTGCACCGCAGCACGATCGGCCAGGTCGATGCCGGCCTTGGCGGCCCAGTCCAGGTCGGTGCGCAGGGCGACGTACCCACGGACGTGCCCGTTGCTGTTGCGCTGTCCGATGATCGCCCGTCCGGCGTTGTCGTTGGCGAACATGTGCCCGTCGCCGACCAGCTTGGCGATCCGCGGATGCCGCCGGTCCACCTCGTCGAAACGAACCTCCACAAAGGACACCCCGCGGTAGACCGGGGTGGCCGGGCTCAGCAGCGGGCGGACCCGGGACCAGGCCCCGTCCGCGCCGACCAGCAGGTCGGTTTCCACGACGGCGCCGTTGCCGAACTCCAGGCGGCGCCTGCCCGCGCCGAGGGAGGTGGCGGTGTGCAGTTTGTGGCCCCAGCGCACGGTTCCCGGCGCGAGACTGGCGGCGAGCATGCCCCGGAGCTGGCCGCGGTCGATCTCGGTGGCGGCCTCGTCCTGCTCCTCGGGCACGAAGCCGGCCAGCACGGTGCCGTGCTGGTCCAGCCGGGTCTTGGCCTGTCCCTCGGGCCGGGCCAGCGCCCGGAACTCGGCCAGCAGACCGGCGTCCTCCAGGGCGATCTGCCCGGAGTCGGCCTTGAGGTCCAGGGTGCCGCCGGCGTCCCTGGCGTACGGGTCGGCGTCGGTGTCGTACACCGCGACCTCGATGCCGCGCCGTTGCAGCACCCGGGCGCACAGCAGTCCACCGGGCCCCGCGCCGATGATCGCGATCCGTGTCTTGGCCATGGCCAGCCTCCTAGTTTCAGTAGCTATAAAATTACCGTAGCAGAAAAAATGCTGGGGCTGGACTATGCTGGGGTCATGGAGGCGCGAACGGTGAACTGGACGGCGCTGCGCGGCCCGGCGGATCAGGCCCCCGCCGCCGAGGGACTGCGTGAGCGCAAGAAGCGGCAGATGCGCCAGCAGCTGTCCGACACCGCGACGATGATGTTCATGGAGCGCGGTTTCGAGGCCGTCCGGGTCACCGAGATCGCCGAGGCATGCGGGGTCTCGGAGAAGACCGTCTTCAACTACTTCCCCACCAAGGAATCCCTGGTCCTGGACCGCTGGGAGACCACAACCGCCTCCCTGCGCACCGCCCTGGCCGACCGCGCGACCACGCCGGTCGAGGCGGTGCGCCGGATCCTGGCCAGCGAACTCGACGACCTGCTCTCCTGGCTGGCAGCCCAGGCCGATCCGGCGGAGACCCGGGTCCAGGTGCGCCGTTTCTTCGCACTGGCCGGGGCCACTCCAGCGCTGCGCGCGCACCAGCGGGACGAGCTGGACAAGGTGGTCACGGTGGCCGCGGAGATCCTGGCCGAGCGCTCCGGACTGGCCGCCACCGACCCGGAACCGCTGATCGCGGCCACCGCGCTGCTGGGGCTGTGGGAGGTGCACCACCGCGCGCTGCGGCGGTGTCTCGACGGCGAGCAGCCGCCCGCGGAGATCCGGGCGCTGGTGACCGAGGAGGTGGGGCGCGCGGCGCGGGTGGTCGAGTCGGGCGTCAGCTCACTGCCCGGCTAGGGCTTCCAGCTCCCGCAGGCGTTGCTTGAGGGCGTGCGCGCGCTGGTCGCCGAACTCCTCGAAGATGGCCAGCGCGCTCCGCCAGCACTCCAGCGCCACGACGGCCTCGCCGAGGTGCCGCAACGACTCGCCAAGGGTGTCCAGGATGGCGGCGTGGTAGCGCGGGTCGCCGAGGCAGGGCTCGACGACCAGGGCGCGCTTGCACAGCTTCGCCGCCTCGCGGTGTTCACCGGCGCCCTGCCTGGCCCTGGCCAGCGCGTGCATCAGGTATGCCTCGGCCTCGCGGTTGCCATCCGCCGGCAGTAGGGACAGGCTGCGTTCGGCGTGCGCCCGCGCCTGGTCGTACTCCCCCAGCCCGTGGTGCACCGCGCTGAGGTGGTACTCGATGAAGCTCTCCAGGTGTCCGCGCAGGGCGCCCGAACTCAGCGGCAGCGCGGCCCGCAGGTGCTCCCGGGCCTGGAGGTACCGCCCCTGCTCGACGCATACCGAACCGAGGTGGCACAACGCCATCGCCAGCAGCACCGGATCGCCCAGTTCCTCGGCCAGGGTCAGCGCGGCTTGGAACACCTCGGCGGCCTCCACCCACTGGACCAGGCCCCGGTGCGTCTGCCCGAGGTGTTGCAGCAGGTGCCATTCGGCGGTCCGGTCGCCGAGTTCGCTGGCAGCGGCCAGGCCGAGGCGGCACACCTCGATGCCGTCCTCCCAGCGTCCACGCAGCAGCAGCGCGGGCACCGAGGTGGTCGCCAGGCGGACCACGATCCCGGACAGGCCGTGCTCGGCGGCGGCTCGCACGCCCGGGACCGTGTTGACCAGTTCGTCCTCGGCCCAGGCCCAGGCCTGCTCGGCCCCGGCGAAGGTGATCTCCGGGCCGACTCCGGTCTCGGCTCCCGCCACCGCGTGCCAGTCGGCCATGTCGGGACTGACCGCACGGAAGGCCAGTTCGCCGTGGTGGGCGTACCAGCCCAGCAGATCCCGGCGGGCCTGGTCGCGGTCGGCCGGGGAATCGTCCAGGTCGGCGCGTTCGGCGGCGTAGGCCCGCAGCAGGTCGTGCAGCCGGTAGCGGTCCCGCCGCATGGGTTCGACCAGGTGGCCCTCGGCGAGCACGTCGAGCAGCCGCTGGGCCGTGGGCAGATCCAGGCCCGCGAGCACGGCGGCGGCGTGCAGGCTGATCTCCGGCCCCGGGTGCAGGCCAAGCCGGCGGAACACCCTGGCCTGGTCGTCGGTGAGCCGGTGGTAGGACCAGCCGAAGACGGTGCGCACCGCGGTGCGGGCGTCGGCAGGGACGCTCAGCGCGTCCAGCCGGTCCGGATCACTGCCCAGTTCGGCGACCAGTTCGGCGAGGGTGCGGTAGGGCCGGGTGGTGGCGAGTCCGGCGGCCACCCGCAGCGCCAGCGGCAGCCGGGCGCACTGGGCGATCAGGGCGAGCACCGCCCGCGGTTCGGCCTCGGCTCTGTGCCCCAGCATCGCCCACACCAGCGCCACCGCCTCCGGTTCGGTGAGCAGGCCCAGCCTGATCCGGACGGCGCCCTCACCGGCCACCAGCCCGCCCAGCCCGGCCCGGCTGGTCACCAGCACCACGCAGCCCGACCCGCCGGGCAGCAACGGCCGCACCTGGTCGGCGGTGTCGGCGTTGTCCAGCACGATCAGCACCCGGCGATCGGCCAGCAGCGTCCGGTACTGCCCGGCCCGCGCCGTCAGCCCCGGCGGGATCCGGCTCGGCAACAGCCCCAGTCCGCCGAGGAACTCGCCGAGCACCTGGGTGGGCGAGGCCGGTTTGCCCGGCCCGTAGCCACGCAGGTCGGCGTAGAGCGTGCCGTCGGGAAAGCGGTCCTGGACGCGGTGCGCCCAGCGCAGGGCCAGCGCGGTCTTGCCAACGCCCGCAGGCCCGTCCACCGCGGCGATCACCGACGGGTCACTCGCGCTTGGCAGTAGCGCGTCGAGTGCGGCGAGTTGCTCGGTCCGGCCGGTGAAATCCGGCGCCACCCAGGGCAGTTGGCGCGGCACCGGCAACGGCCCCTCCGCCGCGTTCAGCGACAGGTGTCCGATCGACCCGGCCTGCACCAGCGGACCGTGCACCTCGCCGCTGGTGTCGTTGTGCGTGCCTGACGGCTCACTCATCTGCCCAACTCTGGCAGTGGCGGACCCACTTGAGCAGGGATGTCTGGAGCAGTTCGCGGGGTGAGCCGGTCGCGCAGTTCGCGCCGGTTGGCCACGCCGAGTTTGAGGAAGATGTTGGCCAGGTGGTACTCCACGGTCTTCGCGGTGACGTAGAGCTGGGCGGCGATCTCCCGGTTGGTGTGGTTGAGCCGCACCAGATGCGCCACCTGCCCCTCCCGCCTGGACAGTCCGGGCACCGCGGTCCCGGTCCGCGGCGCGGCACTGGGCGCGTGCTGTTCCAGCAGGGCGGCGGTGCGTTGCTCGAACGGGGTGGCGCGCAGTTCGGCGAACCGCTCGCGGGCGCTGGTCAGGTAGGGCACCGCCCTGGCGACCTGTCCGTTCCCGGCCAGCCACCGCCCGTGCCCGGCCTCCAGCAACGCCTGACCGAAGGACCGCCGGGGCGCGCGGGCGTCCAGTGCGTCGATCTGCTCCGCCGCACCTGACTGCCCGCCATCGAGGGCCAGGTCCAGGCGCAGCAGGGTGGGTGCGAGGTAGTCGACCCCGGCGGCCAAGGCGCGCAACGTGTTCAGCGCCTCGGTGGCCTCGGCGTGGGCTCCGGTCCCGGTCAGCGCCTCCACCAGCAGCGGCCGCCACCACAGTTCCCACCAGCTGTAGGCGCCCTCGCCGGGCGCAGGCTGGTCCCGGCGGAGGGCGCGCAGGGCGGTGAGCATGTCCGCCGGGCGGTCCTGGGCCTGGTGCAGGGTGGCCTCGGCGATGGCCGCGTAACAGCGGTCCTGTCTGGTGCCCAGCCGGTGCGCGTGCGCCCAGGCCGCGCGCACGTGCGCGGCGGCGGTGGCCCACTCGCCGCGTCCGGCCGGGACCAGTGCGGCGATCATCTGCCGGAGCACGTGGTGGTGTTGCTGTTCGTCCGGATCGGCCAGTGACAACGCCTGGTGCACCAGGATCGAGGCGTCGTCCCAGTCGCCGCGGACGTAGTTGATCGCGGCCAGGTAGGAGTGCGGGGTGGCGCTGGAGAGGGTGTACACCCCGGCGCGGTGCAGGCGGGCGGCCTCGCGCAGGTCCGGTTCGGCCTCGGCGAAGCGGCCGAGCATGGTGCGCAGCGCGCCGCGGCAGGCCAGTGAGTCCAGGCGTTCCGGCGGCACCCGGGCCGGATCGGTTGGCAGGTCGGCGAATTCGGCCAGTCCGCCGCGCAGGCCGTCCAGCCGGGACCGGGACACCACGAGCAGCACCCGGACGAAATCGGCCAGCCGCACCGGCAATCCGCCCAGCCGCAGGGCCAGCCGGGCCGCGTCGATGGCCGCCTGGTTGGCCCCGTTCCAGGTGTGCGCGCCGGCCAGACCCGCCGCGGTCACCGACCGGACCCAGCCGTCGTCGGTGCACCGGTCCATCGCCTCGGTGAGGTGCCGGAGGGCACCGGCCAGATCGCCTTGCGCGAACACCGCCACCAGCCCCAAAGCCAGTGACCGCAACGCACTCGGCGCGCACCGGTCGGCCTCGGCGCGCAGGGCGAGCGCGGAGCGGCGTTCCGGGCCGAACAGGGTCTGCACGCAGCAGGTGAGCAGCCGCCGCTCGTAGTCGGCCCGCCCGCCGGAGAGTTCCGCCGCCCAGCGCAGATAGCGGGCGGCCAGCAGGTGCTGCCCGAGGGTGGCGGCCACCGCGGCGGCGGCGTCCAGTTCCTCGGCCAGGGTGGGATCGGCGGCGGTGGTGGCGGCGACCCGGTGCGCCCAGCCGCTGACCGGATCGGTCACCTCGGCCGCCCGCCGGTGCAGGGCCACCCGCCGCTGTACCGGGATCAGGTCGTAGATGGCTTCCCGTTGCAGGCCATGGGTGATCCGGAACAGCCGGGAGGGCTGCCGGGCGGTCTGGCTGAGCAGTCCGGAGACCAGTCCTGGTCCGATGGCCGTGGCCGCGTCCTCGATCCCGGCCACCCCGGCCGCCCGTGCGAGGGGGCTGTCCTCGTCCAGCACGGCCAGTGCCGCCAGCAGCGCGCGGGTTGGTTCGGGCAGCCGGTCCAGCATCGCGCGCACCGCGGTGACCAGCGAACTGGGCACCGGCAACGGCAACTGCTCGTCGTCGAGCACATCCGGCGGCAGTTCGTGCAGCAAAGTCCTGATGTGCAAGGGATTCCCGCCCGCGTGCGCGCACAGCCGCTCGGCCGCGCCACCGGGCAGCGCCTGCCCGCGCAGGGCCAGCGAGAGCGCGCCGACCTCGGCGCCGGTGAGTCCGCCCAGTTCGAGGGTGACCGCGGCCGGGATGCCGCGTTCCAGTTGGTGCAGCGCGTTCTCCGGGTCGTACTCGGCCCGCCCGCGCCGGATCAGCACGGTGAGCACCTGGTCCGCGCCCATCCGGCGGAGCAGGAACCCGAAGGCGCGGGCCGAGGCCGGATCGGCCCAGTGCACATCGTCGACGACCAGCGCGACCGGCCGGTCCGCCTGCAACACCGAGAGCACCGCGAGCAGTTCCGCGCCGACCGCGAACGGACTCGCCCCGGCCGGGACGGCCCCGGCCAGCACCGGCGCGGACCGCCGCAGGGCCGGATCCACCCGGCGCAGCAACTGTTCGACGAGTCCGAAGGCCAGCACCGACTCGGCCGGATCGGCGGTGGCGTCCAGCACGGTGAACTCCGGCGCCTCCGGACCGGCCAGTGCGCGCCGGACCAGGGTGGTCTTGCCGATCCCGGCCGGGCCGACCACCCAGACCGTCTGCGGCCGCCCGGCAGGCACCCGGTCGAAGACCTCGAACAGCCGGGCCAGTTCGCCGTCCCGGCCGCAGAACACCGGGCCGGCGGCGGCCTCCACCCAGTCCTGCACCGCGCCCACCCCCCGTGCCGATTCGGGTCAACGGAGATCGCGCGCCAGCGCCGGACATTGTCCGGAGAACCAACCGTTTTCGCACTTCAACGCACCTGTGAAGGCAACCTCCGAATTCAAAAGTAGCGGTCGGCCAGACCTGCGGACAAGCACAAAGCACGGCACGAAAGGGTTGTCGAACAGCCCAGGAACGACCACTCGAACAGAGCAGGAGAACCTGCCGGGAAGGCACCCAGCGCGACCACCCGCGAGCTGCTCCCGGCAAGGCCACCGGGACGTCCTATTGACCGCCCCGAAAAGCTCAGTGCACCCCGGCCTTGAAGGTCTCCAGCAGCCGCTTGACCATCTCGACCACGTAGGTGGCCCACTCGACGTACCGGCCGAGCAGGGTGTCCAGCTGGATCTCGCCCACCCGGCTCCAGTTGAGCAGCCTGAGCACCTGCCGCATGTCCTCGGTCAGGGTGGGCGCGGTCTCGCTGCGCCGGAGCTGGTCGGTCTTCAGCGTGGCCAGGTCGAGCGCGATGGCCATGGTGCGCAGGGTGGTGGTCAGATCGCGGGGCAACTCGCCCAGCGCCGTCTTGTGCCGGGACAGCAGGATGAGCACATCGTGCGCTGAGCCGTCGGTGGCGGCGGTCCGCCAGTCCGAGATCGCCGGGAAACTCAGCACGCTCAACGCGAGCGCGCACAACCCGTGCAGCTCCGGCAGTCGCTCGTGCGGCACCCGGTCGGCCGCCCAGCCCCGGAACCGGTCCACCCAGGCCCTGGTCAGTTCCACCGGCTGGGACCTCAGCAGCGCCGGATCCGCCCGCCGGGCGCTCGCCGCCCGCAACCCCGCCTGCGCGGTGATGAAGGTGTGGATCACGTTGTTGGTCAGCAGGATCGCCTGGGTGGGCGGGGACAGCGACTGGAATCGGCTGTACAGCTCAGGATTCTCCACGTAGACGTCCGGATCGGTCAGCGTCCGGCGGAACCGCTTGAGGTCCTCGATGTAGCGGTAGCCGTCCGCGTCCAGGGCGGAGCCGTCGTGCTGGGGGTTCCGGGTGCCCGGCGACCGTCTGCTGCTGCTCACTCCCCGGCAGTTGAGCAGCAGCAGCCGGAGGTCGGGCACCTGGTTGAACAGGCCCCGGCAGTCCTGGTGGTGGACTCCGGCGCTGAGGCGTTGCGCCAGGCATTCCGCCGGGGTGGTGCACAGGTAGGTCTCGTCGGTGACGAAGTAGACCTTGGCCGCGGTCGAGTCGGTCACCGCCTGCAGCCTGCGGGCCAGCGATTCGTCGTCGACCTGCTTGCTCAGCCGGTAGTTCGGCATCTCCTCGGGTTCGCTGATCGGCGCGAGGTGCGCGGACAGCGCGCTCAGCGTCAGCGCGGTGAGCGCGTTGTGCCCTTCCAGGGTGTAGAAACCGACCTCTCTGCCGACCGGGCAGAAGGTGGTGGCGCCGGTCGGGTCCGAGCCGTGCGCGATCACGAACGCCGAGCCCTCGGCGTTGGCGTCGTGCTTGCCGAGGTACCGCGCGACCCGGACCCATTGCGGTAGCTGGTCTTCCTGACTGGTCGCATCCACTTCCATGGCCGTGCTCCGTTCTCGTGTGCCGGCTTGCCGATCCGATCGTGGCCGCAGCGCGGTGGCCAGTACGGGCAGCGCCGGGGTCCGGTGGGGCAGCGGGTCAGCCCGTGCTCCTGGTGTTGCCGGTGACGTAGGCCGCCGCCGAGCAGGGGCCGCCGGTGTTGCGGCAGTCCACCGCGAGCACCACCCGGCTCTTGGGCCCGAACTCGATCGGGCGGACGAAGTGGTAGTCCAGGTCGCGGAAGTTCTCCAGGTTGACCCGCAGCAGCACGTCGTCGTCGCGGCGCAGTTCCAGGGTTCCGGTGTCCGCGCCGGGGTTCTGCAGGATGATGTCGGTCAGCGCGAGGACTTTCCCGTCCTCGATCTTCTTCTCCGCGGTGCCGGATTTACCCGGTGGCACGGCGGTCTGGATGCGGAAGTCGGTGGCCGGTCCACCGGTCTGGCCACCGGGGTGCGCGGGCCCGAGGGTGAGCGGTGGCGGGTGGATCTGGTCGATCACCTTCTGGTCCACCCCGGCCGCCTTGGCCGCGACCTTGGCGAGTTCGCCAGCCTGGTCGGCCTTGCGTTGCGCGGCGGCCAGGGTCGGGGACAGTTCGGCGCGGTGCGCGTCCACCTCGCTCTTGGCCGCGGCCGCGGCGGCGTCCCTGGCCGCGGTGGTGACGTGCGGGCGCAGCACGGTGAAGTACAGCACCAGGATGGTCACCGCGGCGGCCAGCAGCACCGCGGCCGCCGGTAGCAGCCAGCGCGGCAACAGCTGTTCCTGCAACATCGTGCCGTCCAGTTCGACGGTCTCGCCGCCGCCGAAGACCTGCACCTGGAACGGGATGGTCCGGTTCGGCCCACGCAGGAACCGGCGCCTCGGCCGGGCGCGCACCCGCAGGAAGGTCGCGCTGCCCGGTTCCGCCTGCCAGGACTCGGGTTCCACCCGCAGGCGGAGCTGATCGTCCGGGTCCTCGGCGAAGACCTGCACCGGCAACTGGTGGTTGCCCAGGTTGTCCACGGCCAGCTCGTACCGGGCCGAACGACTGCCCCTGGCAGTGCGCGGCACCAGCTCGGCGGCGAGTTCGGTGAAGGCGGCCACCGTGACCACGCCCTCGGCCACCGTCGAGCCCTGCTCGTCCTCCTGGGAATGCACCCGCAGCCCGAAGTCGACCGGCCCGGCCCGTACCGCGGCCGAGCGCGGCGGATTCAGCACCAGCTCGACGGTCCCCTCCTCGCCGGGGAACAGGTTCAGCGTGGCGGGTTCGACGGTGGCCCACCCGGACAGCTCGCCCACCACCTCCAGGGTGAGGTGGTCGACCACGGTGCCGGTGTTGGTGACCAGCACCTCGCACCCGGCACGCTCGCCCGGCACGGCGGTCAGGTCAGCGGTGCTCAGCGACACGGAAACGCCCATGTGCTTACCCTGCAACGCATTCGCACCCACCGGCAGCGCCGGGTGAGGTACCCGCTCGGGCAACCGGGCCTGCCCCGACGGGCAGCCGGTGCACCCCGCCGCGGGCAGCAGGGCTGACTAGCGTCGGCCGGTGACGCGAGGAGGTCCACGGTGCGCCGTCCGGTCACCACCGCGCTGGTCGCGGCCCTGCTGCTCTCGCCACCCGGCGTGACCACCCGACTGAGTTCGTCCACTGTGGACGTAGCACTGTCCGCCGACGGCCGGTACGCCGCACTCGTCAGAACAGAACAGAATGGACAGTCCAATGTGTACATCCAGGACAACCACTCCGGCACCCAGACCCTGATCAGCAAGGGCCACAACGGTCCCGCCAACGGGGACAGCCGCCTGCCCTCGCTGTCCGCGGACGGTCGTTACGTCGCCTTCGAGACCACCGCCTCGAACCTGGGCACCACCGACACCGACCCCCTGCCCGACGTGGTGGTGTGCGACCGGGAGGGCGGCCCGTCCTGCGTGTACGCCGGACGGCCGAAGTCCCCGTCGCGTCCGACCGCCTCGCACTCCCCCGCGCTGAGCGCCGACGGGAGCGTGCTGCTGTGGGTGCACGCCCCCGTACTCACCTTCTCCCTCCAAGCCGCCAACGGCACCCAGCTCGCCCGCACCCGCCTGGACAAGGACCAGGCGGGCCGACTCCAGCCGCCAACCCGATTCGAGCTGGTGGACACCGCGCCACCGGGCAGCACGGCCACCGGCGTGGGCCGACCCGCCATCTCGGCCGACGGCAGGCACGGCGCGGTGATCACCGGGTTGCGCGAGCAGCCGGAGACACTGGTCGCCCTGTCCCTGACCGGCGGCCAGCCAACCCGCCTGCACTCGGGCGGACAACTCGGCGACCCGGTGCTGTCCGGGGACGGCGCGAAGGTGGCCTTCACCGCGGGCCGACGGGTTCTGGTGCACGACCGCGGCACGGGGACCTCCCGGGACGTCACCGGCGAGGGCACCGAGCCCACCCTCTCCACGGACGGCCGCTACCTCGCCTTCGTGACCGCGGCCAACGTGGTCACTCGCGACCTGATCCAAGACGAACGCCGTACAAAGGCCGGACTGCCACCCCTGCCCCCGGCA contains:
- a CDS encoding COG1470 family protein produces the protein MGVSVSLSTADLTAVPGERAGCEVLVTNTGTVVDHLTLEVVGELSGWATVEPATLNLFPGEEGTVELVLNPPRSAAVRAGPVDFGLRVHSQEDEQGSTVAEGVVTVAAFTELAAELVPRTARGSRSARYELAVDNLGNHQLPVQVFAEDPDDQLRLRVEPESWQAEPGSATFLRVRARPRRRFLRGPNRTIPFQVQVFGGGETVELDGTMLQEQLLPRWLLPAAAVLLAAAVTILVLYFTVLRPHVTTAARDAAAAAAKSEVDAHRAELSPTLAAAQRKADQAGELAKVAAKAAGVDQKVIDQIHPPPLTLGPAHPGGQTGGPATDFRIQTAVPPGKSGTAEKKIEDGKVLALTDIILQNPGADTGTLELRRDDDVLLRVNLENFRDLDYHFVRPIEFGPKSRVVLAVDCRNTGGPCSAAAYVTGNTRSTG
- a CDS encoding ATP-binding protein, yielding MSEPSGTHNDTSGEVHGPLVQAGSIGHLSLNAAEGPLPVPRQLPWVAPDFTGRTEQLAALDALLPSASDPSVIAAVDGPAGVGKTALALRWAHRVQDRFPDGTLYADLRGYGPGKPASPTQVLGEFLGGLGLLPSRIPPGLTARAGQYRTLLADRRVLIVLDNADTADQVRPLLPGGSGCVVLVTSRAGLGGLVAGEGAVRIRLGLLTEPEAVALVWAMLGHRAEAEPRAVLALIAQCARLPLALRVAAGLATTRPYRTLAELVAELGSDPDRLDALSVPADARTAVRTVFGWSYHRLTDDQARVFRRLGLHPGPEISLHAAAVLAGLDLPTAQRLLDVLAEGHLVEPMRRDRYRLHDLLRAYAAERADLDDSPADRDQARRDLLGWYAHHGELAFRAVSPDMADWHAVAGAETGVGPEITFAGAEQAWAWAEDELVNTVPGVRAAAEHGLSGIVVRLATTSVPALLLRGRWEDGIEVCRLGLAAASELGDRTAEWHLLQHLGQTHRGLVQWVEAAEVFQAALTLAEELGDPVLLAMALCHLGSVCVEQGRYLQAREHLRAALPLSSGALRGHLESFIEYHLSAVHHGLGEYDQARAHAERSLSLLPADGNREAEAYLMHALARARQGAGEHREAAKLCKRALVVEPCLGDPRYHAAILDTLGESLRHLGEAVVALECWRSALAIFEEFGDQRAHALKQRLRELEALAGQ
- a CDS encoding TetR family transcriptional regulator; the encoded protein is MEARTVNWTALRGPADQAPAAEGLRERKKRQMRQQLSDTATMMFMERGFEAVRVTEIAEACGVSEKTVFNYFPTKESLVLDRWETTTASLRTALADRATTPVEAVRRILASELDDLLSWLAAQADPAETRVQVRRFFALAGATPALRAHQRDELDKVVTVAAEILAERSGLAATDPEPLIAATALLGLWEVHHRALRRCLDGEQPPAEIRALVTEEVGRAARVVESGVSSLPG
- a CDS encoding FAD-dependent oxidoreductase, which codes for MAKTRIAIIGAGPGGLLCARVLQRRGIEVAVYDTDADPYARDAGGTLDLKADSGQIALEDAGLLAEFRALARPEGQAKTRLDQHGTVLAGFVPEEQDEAATEIDRGQLRGMLAASLAPGTVRWGHKLHTATSLGAGRRRLEFGNGAVVETDLLVGADGAWSRVRPLLSPATPVYRGVSFVEVRFDEVDRRHPRIAKLVGDGHMFANDNAGRAIIGQRNSNGHVRGYVALRTDLDWAAKAGIDLADRAAVQGFLCDEFADWSADLLPFITDNEGEFVNRPIHALPAPLTWTHRPGVTLLGDAAHLMTPWGGFGVNLAMLDGAELARALAEESTVDSAIQRYEKVMLARGGEHALGANDAMDRFFATKEFDPADIPDTLAEHQHALAAAAEYRRRHPVAVTWVLRFRTPSGERKFALVLDTSTTEPTGTLDGVPIENGTLRDGALRFTARLTAPFPMRFTCIASLDGDTMTGSAKAPMMSIVFTGDRVTQGSTR
- a CDS encoding helix-turn-helix transcriptional regulator, whose protein sequence is MQDWVEAAAGPVFCGRDGELARLFEVFDRVPAGRPQTVWVVGPAGIGKTTLVRRALAGPEAPEFTVLDATADPAESVLAFGLVEQLLRRVDPALRRSAPVLAGAVPAGASPFAVGAELLAVLSVLQADRPVALVVDDVHWADPASARAFGFLLRRMGADQVLTVLIRRGRAEYDPENALHQLERGIPAAVTLELGGLTGAEVGALSLALRGQALPGGAAERLCAHAGGNPLHIRTLLHELPPDVLDDEQLPLPVPSSLVTAVRAMLDRLPEPTRALLAALAVLDEDSPLARAAGVAGIEDAATAIGPGLVSGLLSQTARQPSRLFRITHGLQREAIYDLIPVQRRVALHRRAAEVTDPVSGWAHRVAATTAADPTLAEELDAAAAVAATLGQHLLAARYLRWAAELSGGRADYERRLLTCCVQTLFGPERRSALALRAEADRCAPSALRSLALGLVAVFAQGDLAGALRHLTEAMDRCTDDGWVRSVTAAGLAGAHTWNGANQAAIDAARLALRLGGLPVRLADFVRVLLVVSRSRLDGLRGGLAEFADLPTDPARVPPERLDSLACRGALRTMLGRFAEAEPDLREAARLHRAGVYTLSSATPHSYLAAINYVRGDWDDASILVHQALSLADPDEQQHHHVLRQMIAALVPAGRGEWATAAAHVRAAWAHAHRLGTRQDRCYAAIAEATLHQAQDRPADMLTALRALRRDQPAPGEGAYSWWELWWRPLLVEALTGTGAHAEATEALNTLRALAAGVDYLAPTLLRLDLALDGGQSGAAEQIDALDARAPRRSFGQALLEAGHGRWLAGNGQVARAVPYLTSARERFAELRATPFEQRTAALLEQHAPSAAPRTGTAVPGLSRREGQVAHLVRLNHTNREIAAQLYVTAKTVEYHLANIFLKLGVANRRELRDRLTPRTAPDIPAQVGPPLPELGR
- a CDS encoding ABC transporter ATP-binding protein; amino-acid sequence: MIEVTDLVKRYGQTTAVDRLSFTVRPGVVTGFLGPNGAGKSTTMRMIVGLDTPTAGAATVNGRAYRTQSAPLREVGVLLDARATHPGRSARDHLLALGATHGIRAARVDAVLELVGLAEVARRRTGEFSLGMGQRLGIAAALLGEPHTLLLDEPVNGLDPDGIRWIRHLLRDLAAEGRTVFVSSHLMSEMALTADHLIIMGRGRLVADLPVAELVASAARGVLAGTPRPGELAALLHGPGVVITPQGNGVLQVTGLGAAEIGRRAAQFGIPLFELSAQQASLEEAYLELTADAVQYQGTSTAKAA